From Virgibacillus natechei, the proteins below share one genomic window:
- a CDS encoding Cna B-type domain-containing protein, translated as MNKRLSILFIFMLTFQTISGSLFLPSQAAAEGSDSEQSVFTGISFTDEDGKAVNNDEMDGESAVNVHVDWSIEHVEVEEGSTDSFLLPDELHMEEEQQGALTDGEKEVGTYQAAMDGEVSVSFNDVVEEYTAAEGTFVVNAVAVEQLADQGEEAVEEEGSEANQEEEVVEEEFEEAATEEDPEKQEAEAIDESDEQSLNSEEIVEEDNALEEDITTFNASAVESLDGNLSENIFTFVSLTHYGNEIVDGSFVDISDGTQVEIEFAWDTEGLDVQSGDTVSMQLPDTFEQVTTPNTPIVTSGTTVGTYSIQDGELIFVFDDTIEDGDVSNGEVGLNLDFNLQKFEENIEQVIQFSDSDNTEINVMARPTNTAEDITKEGHPDQSHNASEITWTVEVINNSDEAVSDATLSDVLPDGLGSPENFVVTELSTGLNGDKAIGEVVDDISPSVDGNEFNFAFDDLEPYQGYRIEYATAVTDRDQTEFTNDATFYNGEENLLADATVSGLTASNPVEKSGSYNNETGQIDWTIVANENGFNIESAIIDDDLPAGLTVDGDTLTVEKYVDGSHDESIRIDTNDFPIELGGTDANEHYVINFSTDIDYEEVNESEYQRENSFTNVATLKDGDEELAEDDTTVEFNREPLLEKSGESNVDYENKTLSWTIDVNKAQHPLNELVITDMIPAGLSITEEDIVITNENEVTVEADIEIIDDDQQEVVINLSDVGTQHITIEYTTEIEDFEIDSFKNAVGIGGDGIGEGDHDTGAQINPPGNSFGKTYVEDSINYNEKTMEWQLTVNPRREAIDELQIVDTFPNKGLILLPGTLSITVDGQDITGSVDLSPNTEDGETGYQKGFTLDFDDRTLPLNNNVIVTYKTSYDPQEEVEGDFLDPHEGEEQNQIYDNEALFTGTTVNENDFEPVRADYVEVREDSWNSGKKEGQLVSVDEEGNIVNDNDWQSGSERKIAWQLFTNYQQQNLGTGVVITDTLEYEGAIDEGSVTVTVYDVDADGDTSISEDATVLTENEDYTIEHAGDEFTLTFNDDFTVDERYVVEFTTTVPNISQENYTNEATVSVGDDEYPYTGTVSYDNYNNFLDKSAIGQEGSEVYIGDKVNWEVKVNDSLSIINNAEIKDIISDGMEYVEGTLEISTGDGNSLNEGEDYIFSNTKTEDDRTILSIELSESLNQALNQALTLNYTTVVTAEDGDTVSNEVSLNGEDIEVDSISSQELTAEEFSWVSGEFNENRGALQIVKADSETGDPIENNSATFELYYDLNGERVQFGDQFEIEENGEIVIGNLPLRTYYLQEVEAPTGYTIDEEEQVIEVTEPYGNEEHVYESEFLNTKIKTDISVTKEWDDADNQDDLRPGFIEVQLLANDEEVGDAQTLSDDSEWAHTWTDLDEYQSNGQIIDYTVEEVNVPNGYESSIDVDEDGYITITNSHAPEMTQVSVSKEWDDANDQDGVRPTNVTVNLLADGEIESQTVLNEDKDWEHLFADLPVYENGEEISYSVTEDAVTDYSTDIKFTGTEEEPAYTVINSYTPGETSVTVTKAWDDADNQDGNRPETLEVQLLANGEEHGNPVTLDGSDWSHTWNELDANSNGEPIEYTVQEIEVPEDYEVSVNDDDHGNIIITNSYEPETTEIAVSKSWDDANDQDGVRPTNVTVNLLADGEIESQTVLNEDKDWEHLFTDLPVYENGEEISYSVTEDTVTDYSTDVKFTGTEEEPAYTVINSYTPGETSVTVTKGWDDATNQDGNRPTSIEVQLTADGEAHGEPVTLNQSNWTHTWGELDANANGQPIEYTVQEIEVAEGYEVSVNDADHGNIMITNSYEPETTERTVRKAWDDADNQDGIRHDNVTVNLLANGEVVSTTVLDDENDWQHTFSNLPVNQNGEEINYRVTENNVANYTASIDADPDNENGFVITNSYTPEETAVTVTKAWNDGDNQDGNRPDTIEVQLIGNDEEIGDPVEIDASNDWTHQWTGLDLNEDGEAIEYTVVEQDVPEEYTVTVNNNDHGNIIITNNYTPEVTEIPVTKVWDDDKDRDRVRASNVRVILLADGTIVEESILNEARDWEHTFTNLPVYEDGTEVNYSVTELTVPEYSTSVEADDDGFVVTNSYTPEETTATVIKNWNDADNQDGIRPESIEVQLTANGEATGYPVEIDAEDGWTYTWDSLPLNADGEAINYSVEELNVPEGYETAVNDEDHGNLILKNNHTPEEINITGTKNWDDADNQDGIRPEAITVNLFANDNFVESVNVTESDEWNYSFEDLPKFEAGEEINYTITENKVEGYEPEIDGFDITNTHTPEVIDVNGTKTWDDADNQDGIRPESITVNLLADGEPIDSTEVTADDDWSYSFTELPKFEAGEEIVYTVTENTVEDYTQTINGFDIKNEYTPSKTAVTVTKNWDDAFNQDGIRPETIEVQLTADGEDQGEPVELSEDNNWTHTWTELDEKAASEQIVYSVVEVTELGEYETTTDDEDHGNIIITNSYTPETTAVTGTKTWDDAENQDGIRSESITVNLHANGEAIDSEEVTEEDDWSYNFENLPKYEAGEEITYTITEDEVEGYETEINGFDITNTHTPEMIDVNGTKTWDDANNQDGIRSESITVNLHADGDLVDTAEVTAADNWNYMFTDLPKYKDGTEIDYTITEETVEAYETEIDGFNITNSYTPETTEITGIKTWDDADNQDGNRPDSITVNLLANGEQVDSVEVTAEDDWEYSFIDLPKYEAGEEIVYTVTENPVEGYTQTIDGFDMTNQYTPGQTAVTVTKNWDDANNQDSIRPEVIEVQLTADGEEQGEAVELSDENNWTHTWTELDEKVAGETIDYSVVELTEVPEYETTVNDADHGNIIITNAYTPEEIEISGTKTWEDADNKDNTRPESIIVNILANGEVVHSIEVTEADDWNYSFTNLPKYEAGKEVVYSVSEDTVEGYESRVEGYDITNTVIPVTPETEELGGTTPDSTDKPSGSAEEVSGTTEPADTARDTGSKLPDTATNMFNLLVLGIGLLIVGIVILLAYRRKEKAS; from the coding sequence ATGAACAAACGATTAAGCATTCTGTTTATATTTATGCTGACCTTTCAGACGATTTCCGGTAGTTTATTTTTACCCTCACAAGCTGCAGCAGAGGGATCGGATTCGGAGCAAAGCGTTTTTACTGGAATATCGTTCACAGATGAAGATGGAAAAGCAGTAAATAATGACGAAATGGATGGCGAATCAGCAGTGAATGTTCATGTTGATTGGTCAATTGAGCATGTAGAAGTAGAAGAGGGAAGCACTGATTCATTTTTACTTCCAGATGAATTACATATGGAAGAGGAACAACAGGGTGCATTAACAGATGGTGAGAAAGAAGTTGGAACTTACCAGGCTGCTATGGATGGAGAAGTGTCGGTTAGTTTTAATGATGTGGTTGAGGAATACACAGCAGCAGAAGGAACCTTTGTTGTAAATGCTGTAGCGGTTGAACAACTAGCAGATCAGGGTGAAGAAGCTGTTGAAGAAGAGGGGTCAGAAGCAAATCAAGAGGAAGAAGTAGTTGAAGAAGAGTTTGAAGAAGCAGCAACAGAAGAAGACCCCGAGAAGCAAGAAGCAGAAGCGATTGACGAATCTGACGAACAATCGTTGAATTCTGAGGAAATAGTTGAAGAAGACAATGCGCTGGAGGAAGACATTACAACTTTTAATGCCTCAGCAGTAGAATCACTTGATGGGAATCTTTCAGAAAATATATTCACTTTCGTAAGTTTGACTCATTATGGTAATGAAATTGTGGATGGATCATTTGTCGACATTAGTGATGGAACACAAGTAGAGATTGAATTTGCTTGGGATACCGAAGGACTTGATGTTCAAAGCGGAGACACTGTTTCAATGCAGTTACCTGATACTTTTGAACAAGTCACTACACCGAACACACCTATAGTTACAAGTGGTACCACAGTTGGAACGTACAGTATTCAAGATGGTGAATTGATATTTGTATTTGACGACACTATTGAAGATGGTGATGTTTCCAACGGAGAAGTTGGCTTGAATTTAGACTTTAACTTACAAAAGTTTGAAGAAAACATTGAACAAGTCATTCAATTTAGTGACTCAGATAATACAGAGATTAATGTTATGGCTAGACCCACTAATACTGCAGAAGATATTACAAAAGAAGGACATCCAGATCAAAGTCACAACGCAAGTGAAATTACTTGGACTGTCGAGGTAATTAATAACAGTGATGAAGCAGTATCTGATGCTACATTATCAGACGTTTTACCTGATGGTCTAGGTTCTCCAGAGAATTTCGTTGTAACAGAATTATCTACTGGATTAAATGGTGACAAAGCTATTGGTGAAGTAGTTGATGATATTTCACCAAGTGTTGATGGTAATGAATTCAACTTTGCATTTGATGATTTGGAGCCTTATCAAGGATATCGTATAGAATATGCTACGGCTGTTACTGATAGGGATCAAACAGAATTCACAAATGATGCTACATTTTACAATGGTGAAGAGAATTTGCTTGCAGACGCGACTGTGTCTGGTCTGACTGCAAGTAATCCAGTTGAAAAGTCTGGTTCATATAATAATGAAACAGGTCAAATAGATTGGACAATCGTAGCAAATGAGAATGGTTTTAATATCGAAAGTGCAATCATTGATGATGATCTACCAGCAGGATTGACTGTCGATGGAGACACATTAACAGTTGAAAAATATGTTGATGGTTCTCATGATGAAAGTATAAGAATTGATACAAATGATTTCCCAATTGAACTTGGAGGAACAGATGCAAATGAACATTATGTAATCAACTTTAGTACAGATATTGATTATGAAGAGGTTAACGAAAGTGAATATCAACGTGAAAACAGCTTTACTAACGTTGCCACTTTAAAAGATGGTGATGAAGAACTGGCTGAAGATGATACAACTGTTGAATTTAATAGAGAACCGCTTTTAGAAAAATCAGGTGAATCTAATGTTGACTATGAAAATAAAACGTTAAGTTGGACAATTGATGTAAACAAAGCGCAACATCCGCTTAATGAACTTGTAATTACAGACATGATTCCAGCAGGCTTAAGCATCACGGAAGAAGATATCGTAATTACTAACGAAAATGAAGTTACTGTAGAAGCAGATATTGAAATCATAGATGATGATCAACAAGAAGTTGTTATCAATCTTAGTGATGTTGGTACACAACATATAACGATAGAGTACACAACAGAGATTGAAGATTTTGAGATTGATAGTTTCAAAAATGCTGTTGGCATAGGCGGGGACGGTATCGGTGAAGGTGACCATGATACTGGTGCACAAATTAATCCACCAGGAAACTCTTTTGGAAAGACTTATGTAGAAGATAGCATAAACTACAATGAAAAGACCATGGAATGGCAACTTACAGTTAATCCTCGACGTGAAGCTATAGATGAGCTGCAAATAGTAGACACATTTCCTAATAAGGGATTGATTCTATTACCAGGTACATTGAGTATTACAGTAGACGGTCAGGATATTACAGGTAGCGTTGATCTTTCTCCAAATACAGAGGATGGGGAAACGGGCTATCAAAAAGGATTTACGCTTGATTTTGATGACCGCACTTTACCATTAAATAATAATGTAATTGTCACGTATAAAACGTCCTATGATCCACAAGAGGAAGTCGAAGGTGATTTTCTAGATCCACATGAAGGTGAAGAGCAAAATCAAATATATGATAACGAGGCTCTATTCACTGGAACCACTGTTAATGAAAATGACTTCGAACCAGTTAGAGCTGATTATGTAGAGGTGAGAGAAGACTCCTGGAACAGTGGTAAAAAGGAAGGTCAGCTCGTAAGCGTCGATGAAGAAGGAAATATAGTAAATGATAATGATTGGCAGAGCGGTTCGGAAAGAAAAATTGCTTGGCAACTATTTACTAACTACCAACAACAAAATCTTGGAACAGGTGTTGTGATTACAGATACCTTGGAGTATGAAGGTGCGATTGATGAAGGTAGTGTCACAGTGACTGTTTATGATGTTGATGCCGATGGTGACACATCAATTTCTGAGGACGCTACTGTACTAACTGAGAACGAAGACTATACAATTGAGCACGCTGGTGACGAGTTTACTTTAACATTCAATGATGATTTTACTGTCGACGAAAGATATGTTGTTGAATTTACAACAACAGTACCAAACATTTCCCAAGAAAATTATACGAACGAAGCGACAGTTTCAGTTGGTGATGACGAGTATCCGTATACTGGTACAGTCAGCTACGATAACTATAATAACTTCTTAGATAAATCAGCGATTGGGCAAGAAGGTTCTGAAGTTTATATTGGTGATAAAGTTAATTGGGAAGTTAAAGTAAATGATAGCTTATCCATTATCAATAATGCAGAAATTAAAGATATCATTAGTGATGGAATGGAATATGTGGAAGGCACACTTGAGATTTCAACAGGAGACGGTAATTCACTAAATGAAGGCGAAGACTACATCTTTTCGAATACCAAAACTGAAGATGATAGAACAATCCTTTCAATTGAACTTAGTGAATCACTAAACCAAGCACTAAACCAAGCACTGACTCTAAACTATACAACAGTAGTCACAGCAGAGGATGGAGATACAGTCAGCAACGAAGTTAGTTTAAATGGAGAAGATATTGAAGTAGATTCTATTAGTTCTCAAGAACTGACTGCAGAAGAATTTAGTTGGGTATCTGGTGAATTTAACGAAAACCGCGGGGCATTGCAAATTGTCAAAGCCGACTCTGAAACAGGAGACCCAATTGAAAATAATTCAGCTACGTTCGAGTTGTATTATGATTTAAACGGAGAGCGTGTGCAATTTGGCGACCAGTTTGAAATAGAAGAAAATGGTGAAATCGTGATTGGTAACTTACCACTTAGAACATATTACTTACAAGAAGTAGAAGCACCTACTGGCTATACCATTGATGAAGAAGAGCAAGTAATCGAGGTTACTGAGCCATACGGTAATGAAGAACATGTTTATGAATCGGAATTTTTAAACACTAAGATAAAAACAGATATCTCAGTTACTAAAGAATGGGATGATGCTGACAACCAGGACGATTTACGTCCGGGATTTATTGAAGTTCAGTTGCTCGCGAACGATGAGGAAGTTGGAGATGCGCAGACACTTTCAGATGACAGCGAGTGGGCACATACTTGGACAGATTTAGATGAGTATCAGTCTAATGGACAAATAATTGACTATACAGTTGAAGAAGTTAATGTACCTAATGGTTATGAGTCATCAATTGATGTTGATGAGGATGGCTATATAACTATCACTAACTCTCATGCACCGGAAATGACTCAAGTTTCAGTCTCCAAAGAATGGGATGATGCAAATGATCAAGACGGTGTCCGTCCAACTAATGTAACGGTAAATCTATTAGCTGACGGTGAGATTGAAAGTCAAACTGTTTTAAATGAAGATAAAGATTGGGAACACCTATTCGCCGATCTTCCAGTATATGAAAATGGAGAAGAAATCAGCTATAGCGTCACGGAAGATGCAGTGACTGATTATTCAACAGATATTAAATTTACTGGAACAGAGGAAGAACCAGCTTATACGGTAATAAACTCCTATACACCAGGAGAAACAAGTGTGACCGTAACAAAAGCATGGGATGATGCAGACAACCAAGACGGTAATCGCCCAGAAACACTCGAAGTTCAACTTTTAGCAAACGGTGAGGAACACGGTAATCCTGTAACTCTAGATGGATCTGATTGGTCCCACACATGGAATGAACTAGATGCTAATTCAAATGGTGAACCAATCGAGTATACGGTTCAAGAAATTGAAGTTCCAGAAGACTATGAAGTAAGCGTGAATGACGATGACCACGGAAACATCATCATTACAAACAGTTACGAACCAGAAACAACGGAAATAGCTGTAAGTAAATCATGGGATGATGCAAATGATCAAGACGGTGTCCGTCCAACTAACGTAACGGTAAATCTATTAGCTGACGGTGAGATTGAAAGTCAGACTGTATTAAATGAAGATAAAGATTGGGAACACCTATTCACCGATCTTCCAGTATATGAAAATGGTGAAGAAATCAGCTATAGCGTCACGGAAGATACAGTGACTGATTATTCAACAGATGTTAAATTTACTGGAACAGAGGAAGAACCAGCTTATACGGTAATAAACTCCTATACACCTGGTGAAACAAGTGTAACCGTAACAAAAGGTTGGGATGATGCCACTAACCAAGATGGTAATCGTCCAACAAGCATTGAAGTTCAATTAACAGCAGATGGAGAAGCCCATGGTGAGCCTGTAACGCTAAATCAATCGAATTGGACACATACGTGGGGAGAATTAGATGCCAATGCAAATGGTCAACCAATCGAGTATACGGTTCAAGAAATTGAAGTTGCAGAAGGCTATGAAGTCTCTGTAAATGACGCGGACCATGGAAATATTATGATTACAAACAGTTATGAACCCGAAACAACGGAAAGAACGGTTCGTAAAGCATGGGATGACGCGGATAATCAAGATGGGATCCGTCATGATAATGTAACAGTCAATCTATTAGCTAATGGAGAGGTTGTCAGCACAACCGTTTTAGATGATGAAAATGACTGGCAGCACACATTCTCTAATCTTCCAGTAAATCAAAATGGGGAAGAAATTAATTATAGAGTGACAGAAAATAACGTAGCCAATTATACGGCTTCCATTGATGCCGATCCAGACAATGAGAATGGATTTGTTATCACAAATAGCTATACACCAGAAGAAACTGCAGTAACCGTAACAAAAGCATGGAATGATGGAGACAATCAAGATGGTAATCGACCAGATACAATCGAAGTACAGCTTATTGGAAATGATGAAGAAATTGGAGATCCAGTAGAAATAGATGCATCCAATGATTGGACGCACCAATGGACTGGATTAGATTTAAATGAAGACGGGGAAGCAATTGAATACACGGTTGTAGAACAAGATGTACCTGAAGAATATACAGTAACAGTGAATAATAATGATCACGGTAACATCATTATTACAAATAATTATACGCCTGAAGTAACAGAAATTCCTGTTACCAAAGTATGGGATGATGATAAAGACAGAGATCGCGTTCGTGCATCAAATGTGAGAGTAATTCTTCTTGCAGATGGTACAATTGTTGAAGAATCAATATTAAACGAAGCTCGTGATTGGGAGCATACATTCACCAATCTTCCTGTGTATGAAGATGGGACGGAGGTTAACTACAGTGTTACGGAGTTAACCGTTCCAGAATATTCTACTTCGGTTGAAGCGGATGATGATGGATTTGTAGTGACAAACTCTTACACACCAGAAGAAACAACAGCAACCGTAATAAAAAATTGGAACGATGCCGATAACCAAGATGGTATCCGACCAGAAAGTATCGAAGTTCAATTAACAGCAAATGGCGAAGCAACAGGATATCCAGTAGAAATAGATGCAGAAGATGGATGGACGTATACTTGGGATAGTCTTCCATTAAATGCAGATGGTGAAGCAATTAACTACTCTGTTGAAGAACTTAATGTACCAGAAGGATATGAAACTGCAGTAAACGATGAAGATCATGGCAATCTCATCCTAAAGAATAATCATACACCTGAGGAAATTAATATTACTGGTACGAAAAATTGGGATGACGCCGATAACCAAGATGGCATTCGTCCGGAAGCAATTACAGTAAACTTATTTGCAAACGACAACTTTGTCGAGTCAGTAAATGTAACAGAATCAGATGAGTGGAACTATAGCTTTGAAGACCTGCCGAAATTCGAAGCAGGCGAGGAAATAAATTACACGATTACAGAGAATAAGGTGGAAGGATACGAACCTGAAATAGACGGATTCGATATTACCAACACCCATACACCTGAAGTAATCGATGTAAATGGTACGAAAACATGGGATGACGCCGATAACCAAGACGGCATTCGCCCAGAATCAATCACCGTAAACCTGTTAGCGGATGGCGAGCCAATTGACTCTACTGAAGTAACAGCAGATGATGATTGGTCATACAGCTTCACAGAGTTACCGAAGTTTGAAGCAGGTGAAGAAATCGTCTACACAGTTACAGAAAACACAGTAGAAGATTACACACAAACCATCAATGGATTCGACATCAAGAACGAATACACACCAAGCAAAACAGCAGTAACGGTAACGAAGAACTGGGATGATGCGTTTAACCAAGATGGCATCCGACCAGAAACGATTGAAGTTCAACTAACAGCTGACGGGGAAGACCAGGGTGAACCAGTAGAGCTATCTGAAGATAACAACTGGACACACACTTGGACGGAACTAGATGAAAAAGCAGCTAGTGAACAAATTGTTTACTCTGTTGTAGAAGTTACAGAGTTAGGGGAATATGAAACGACTACCGATGACGAAGATCACGGAAATATTATCATTACAAACAGTTACACACCAGAAACAACAGCAGTAACTGGTACAAAAACATGGGATGATGCTGAGAACCAAGACGGCATCCGCTCAGAATCAATCACGGTGAACCTCCATGCAAATGGTGAAGCAATTGATTCAGAAGAAGTAACAGAAGAAGATGATTGGAGCTACAACTTCGAAAACTTGCCGAAATACGAAGCAGGTGAAGAAATAACTTACACAATTACAGAGGATGAGGTAGAAGGTTATGAAACCGAAATAAACGGATTTGATATCACGAACACCCATACACCTGAAATGATTGATGTAAATGGTACGAAAACATGGGATGATGCGAACAACCAAGACGGTATCCGTTCAGAATCGATTACAGTCAATCTACATGCTGATGGTGACTTAGTTGATACTGCTGAAGTAACAGCAGCAGACAATTGGAACTATATGTTCACAGATCTACCGAAATATAAAGATGGAACAGAAATAGATTACACAATCACAGAAGAAACTGTAGAAGCTTATGAAACCGAAATCGACGGATTTAATATTACAAACAGCTACACACCAGAAACAACAGAAATAACTGGAATAAAAACATGGGATGACGCTGACAATCAAGATGGTAATCGTCCAGACTCAATTACAGTGAACCTGTTAGCAAATGGTGAGCAAGTTGATTCAGTTGAAGTAACCGCAGAAGATGATTGGGAATATAGTTTCATAGATTTACCAAAATACGAAGCGGGTGAAGAGATTGTTTACACGGTTACAGAGAACCCTGTAGAAGGATATACACAAACAATCGATGGATTCGACATGACGAACCAATACACACCAGGACAAACAGCAGTAACGGTAACAAAAAACTGGGATGATGCAAACAATCAAGATAGCATCCGCCCGGAAGTAATCGAAGTTCAATTAACAGCAGACGGTGAAGAACAAGGTGAGGCAGTAGAGCTTTCTGATGAAAATAACTGGACACACACTTGGACGGAACTGGATGAAAAAGTAGCAGGAGAAACAATTGATTATTCAGTAGTTGAATTAACAGAAGTACCCGAGTATGAAACAACAGTGAATGATGCTGATCATGGAAACATCATCATCACCAATGCCTACACACCGGAAGAAATAGAAATCTCTGGTACAAAGACATGGGAAGATGCTGATAACAAGGACAACACTCGTCCAGAATCCATTATAGTTAATATTTTGGCAAATGGAGAAGTCGTTCATTCAATTGAAGTAACCGAAGCTGATGATTGGAATTATAGCTTCACAAACTTGCCGAAATACGAAGCTGGAAAAGAGGTCGTTTACTCTGTTTCAGAGGATACTGTAGAAGGTTACGAATCGAGAGTGGAAGGTTATGACATCACAAACACTGTAATACCTGTTACTCCAGAAACGGAAGAGCTAGGAGGAACTACACCTGATTCTACAGACAAACCAAGTGGTTCAGCAGAAGAAGTATCAGGTACAACAGAACCAGCAGATACAGCTAGAGATACTGGCAGTAAATTACCAGATACAGCAACAAATATGTTTAATTTACTTGTGCTTGGAATTGGGTTGTTAATCGTTGGGATTGTTATATTACTAGCTTATAGAAGGAAAGAAAAAGCTTCATAA